The Kosmotoga olearia TBF 19.5.1 sequence GGATACAGCAAACTTTCCGAAATCTGGAAAGTGTATCCTAGCACCAGTGCGACAACGAGTCTTCCCGGTAGCATTGCTATGAATTGCCGTAACGTTTCGCCCCCGAGAAAAATATTGCCGATGTGTATAGCTACAAAGATGACACTTGAAATAATTGTAGCGTAGCTAATAGTCAAAAAATCTCCGGAGATGACGTTCTGAAGGTTAACTTGCAGGAATCCTCTGTAAAGCAGTTCTTCAACAATCCCTACGAAAATCCATACGTATAAAAGCTGGGAGACCATTGTTCGGGGTCGTCCGTATCTGAGTTTTCTTATTTCACTTTCAGGAATGAAGAAGATGCTTATGGCTGAAATAACAGCGATCGGTAATCCCAGTACGAGTACCATCAAGAATCCTTTCTCAGGGTCCCCAAGCGTCAAACCGGCTTCTTTCAGGCTGAGTCCGGTGATGTATATAAACAAAGAGGTGATAGCTATGCTGAAAGGCGTTAAAAACAACAATTTCTGAAAATCCTGAAGTCTGGTTTTCCTGGTTATAAGCTTTCCGAGTAGTCTTATCAAAACATGGTATAAAACCAGAAGTAGAAAAACCATTACTAATCTCATCTTATTCCCCCAGTTCTTTCAAGAATTCGAATAGGGCTCTTCGTTCCGTTTCGAGCAGGGAACGTCCGAGCTCAAAACAAAATTTCTGACCCTTTGACATCGTGATTTTGTCGGTGATTTTGTTGAGTTCGCCCAGTTTGCTTTCAACCTCTCCAAGTCTTTTGTATATTTGAGAAAGCAATCCCGGGAGTTCAGTATCCGTGGCAAAGAACATCTTTAACATGAATTCATCTTTCCAGATCTGCTTTTTATATGGTTGTTTTATCCAGCTATCCAGTGTGTTCCTGCCTTGTTCTGTTATACTGTAGATCTTTTTTCCTTCGGATTCCTTAATTTTTACCCAATTCTTCTTTTCCAGCCTTGCCAGAGCCGGATAAAGCCCTCCAAAACTTGCCGTCCAGAAATTGCTTGTGGATACATCGATATTTTTCTTCAGCTGATAACCGGTCATGGGCATTATTCTCAAAAATCCTAGAATCACGTAATCAAGCAACGTAACCACCTCTCTGTATATCGAATCGATATATAGATTATATATATTTATGGTTTCTTTGTCAACCTTACGAGTGCATTGGTTGAAAAATGCAGTGAAAAGATGATATTCTGAACACGAAATACTTAGATGTTTTTTGGTTAAGAGGTGGTTGCAGTAGTATACACAACAGCAGGGGATCTTACAGTTTCGCGTATAGGAGTAGGGTGCTATGCGCTGAGTGGAGTATATGGAAGAAAAGATCCGGACACTTTCAGGGTGATGTTGAAGAGAGCGCTCGAACTTGGGGTAAACTTCTTTGATACTGCAGATACATATGGTGATGAAGCTGAAGAGCTTTTGGGTGAAGTCCTTCAACCAGTCAGAAAGGATGTCATAATTTCTACTAAGAAAGGAACATCGATCCCCTTTTCCAGAGAGAACGCTTTAAGTCAGCCTTGAGAATACAGAAGCAGCTTGAGAAAATGGGGGAAAAGTATGGAAAAAGCTCGGTTCAGATGGGAATAAACTGGGTTCTTTCTCACAAAGAAGTGATGACCGCCCTGATCGGCCCGTCGAAAATTGAACATCTTGAGGAAAATCTCGGAAGCTGTGGCTGGAGAATCGATGAGGAAGATCTAAATGTTTTACAGAAATTATTTGAGGACGAAGAAAAACTTCTCAAAAAAGCAAACGTACAACTGGTGAAAGAGATAATTTCAACCCCCGTAACCGATTCCGGGCGCGCCTTTAGTGATCTTATATATGCAATTGAGACAGCGATCATCATGTCATTAGCCGATGAAAATGAATTGGTGGCTGTTTTCAAAGAAATATATAAAATGAAAGATGACCTTTCGTCCGAAAAGCTTGAAAAATATAGAAAGGTATTGTCAGAACTTATAACCCTTGACTAATTTTTCTTATTTATTGGTTATAGTTGCGATACTATGTTGAACAAACCCTCACATGCTTTAATACATGAGGGAAGAATAGTAATATTTTTTGAGTCAAAAGTTATTCGTTCTCATATTTTATGAAGTGCCATAACTGGAGTCTTTCAAGATATTGGGTGATGGTTGATTTTTCGCCGGCGCTGTGGGTATATGGAACGGCAGCGTTTTTCATACATTCAGCAAATGCCTCCTTATCACCCTCAGCGAGGTATCTTAAAGCCATCATCCTGCTGTGTTCAAGAATTCTGTCGTCAAGATCCTCTTTCATGAACACTCCCGGATAGGGTTCAAGTTCCTGGAAAGCGACCTTTTGTACGCGTGTTTCCTTAAGATGATCTTTGTATTTTTCTCTTAGGTACAAAAATCTTAGTATATCCTTGCGTGCCTTTTTCCAATCAGGTGTTTTTTTATCGGGAGGCAGGTGCTTGATCCTCAGTTTTTTGTCGAAGTAGAAACGGTATCCAAGCATTCTCGCGTTCAAGACGTAATCCATATCTTCGCCACGGTGTATCTCCGGATCGAAACACACGTTGAGCATAAGCTCACGCGTCATGACCATGTTACCTCCAAGCGCAACCATGGTAGGAGAAAAACGATAATCGGATGTCATCAGGCGGTTGAAGGTTTCATTGAATGTTTTATCTTTAGGCCACCACTTGAGTTCCCAGAATCTTGAGAAACTGGGCCTATTTTGTACGTAATATCCTGCTTTTCCGTAGATGACACCATTGTCTGGGCCTCTTTCAAGTAACCCTTCCAGGGCTATGTCAAAGTAATCTTCATCTATCAGGATCTCATCATCGTCAAGGAATATTCCGGCTTCGGCGCCTGTATCGATAGCTGCCAGAAGACAGATGTTTCGGATCTGGGCGTATCCGACCGGTTCTATCAATTGGTCTATTTCATCTGAAAGACTATTGCTTTGCTTAAGTTTTTCAAGCCAGCTGTACGAGCATAGTTTAATATCCATTCTTTCTTCAAACGGTTTGATATAATCGCGGAGATACTCTTCCACTTCTTTTCTCAGGCATTTTTTATTTGCCACGCCTACAACCCTGACGGGAATGCTCCCGCATCTTATTTCTTCAAACTCGCTAAGATTGTCAAGAAGCCTTGCGAGGGTTCCAGCAGTTCCTAAAGGTGTTGGGTGATCGAAGATAATTTCTTCGCTGCCATCTATAGGCCCCCAGTAGGTCGGTATAACGACACAGGCTTTCAAAAACTGCACCTCCCAGACTCACTAATTTGTTTATAATGAAATTTTTCCGGCGATAAAATCACGGTAAAAATAATAACTGGCCTTGGGGATTCTTTTGAGTCCATTGTTTCTATCCACATACACCAATCCAAATTTCAGCGTATAACCACTTGTCCATTCGAAATTATCGAGCAACGACCACACAAAATAACCCTTGATGGGTATTCCAGAGTCAACGGCTTTTTTGAGCTGAACAATGTGTTCTTTCAGAAAAATAATTCTCTCTGTATCCTCGAGCTTTCCTGAAGCAACAGGAGAGTCGAGGTCCATACCATTCTCCGTTATGTAAATTTGTTTGCTGTCGAAGTTTTTGTGAATTTTCTTGAGTACGAGAAAGAGTCCACATGGATAGATCTCAGCTCCCCGTCTGGTTGCAGGAAATTTGGGAGATGCCTGAGCAAAGCCGAGAAGAGAATTATTTGATTGGATTGCAAGTGCTCTGGTATAGTAATTAATTCCCCAGAAATCCTGCTCTGCAACGATGTTGTCCATATCATCCGGTTCCATCTCTGGTGCCCAACCACGTTTTTTGAGTTCCAGCATGAGTTCTTCAGGGTATTTTCCGCTTACGGGTGGTAGATAAAACCAGTCGTTATAGAATTGATCAAGCAACAGTGCTGCTCTTTTATGTTCAGGAGTATCTTCTATTGGTTCCACGTATATCGATGAATTAGAGATGCCAATTTTTCCATCTGGTATCTCCTGCTTCATTATTTTTGTTGCACCAGCATGAGCTAAGAGCAGGTGATGAGCAACCTGAAAGGAGTCTTTTGGAGACTTTCCCTTTCCTGGGGCTGCCTTCCCATCGATGTAACTCCGATGAGAGATTCTTAGAGGTTGATTCAACGTTATCCAGTACTTTACGCGGTCTCCAAACTTTTTGAAGAGAAAATGAGCGTATTCTAAGAAATAGGATATTGTCTCTCTTGATTCCCATCCACGGTGCTCTTGTTGAAGTTTCAACGGAAGATCGTAATGATAAAGGGTGAGGAAGGGAGTTATGCCGGCTTCAAGCAGATTGTCAATAAGTCGATCGTAAAAATCCAGGCCGAAAGGATTTGGTTTTCCATAGCCGTCTGGAAATATTCTTGGCCAGGAAACGGAAAACCGATAAGCGTTAGCTCCTAAATCTTGCATCAAAAAAATATCCTCTGTGTACCTGTGATAATGGTCACAGGCAATCATACCACTTTCGCCGTCAACTATGTTGTCCTTATATTTAGTATATTCAGTCCAGATAGAGGGTCCCTTTCCGTCCTCGAGATCTGCTCCTTCTATCTGGTAAGAAGAGGAAGCAACTCCCCATAAAAAACCTTCCGGAAAATCTTCTGCGGAAACCCTGTTTTCAGGCAAGATTGCTCAACGTCCTTTCATAGATTTCTTCTATCTGGTTTGTGATGGCTTCCCAGGAGAAGCTTTTCTCAACGGTTTTTCTACCTTCTAGTGCGAGTATTTCAGCTTTTTTATAATCAGACAATATGTCATTTATAGCGTTCGCGAGTTCTTCAGGGTTGTTGGGGTTAACAAGTATCCCGTTTTCTCCGTTTCTTATAACAGAAGGAATGCCGCCAATATTAGAAGCGACTACCGGGGTCTTTGCAGCCATTGCTTCGAGTATTACAAGTCCGAGGGCTTCTGGCCAGACCGAGGGTACACAAACCACGTCACTGTGGATGTAGAAATCGATGATCTTCTTTCCCAGATACGGCAGAAAGCGAATGTTTTCACTGTCAGAAGCCATTTTTTTTAAGGTGTTTTCATAGTTTCCGTTTCCACTTATAACCACCACAACATCTTTTCCAAGATGTTTTTTAGCAGCCTGGATAAGAACTTGAACACCTTTTTCCTTTACAAGTCTTCCAACGAATAACACGATTTTCTTTCCTTTGAGGTTGTATTTCTCGTCGAAATCTTTTTTACGCATTGAAGGAAGCGAGAACTTCTCAATATCAACACCACCTGGGATGATATAACTTTTCCAGGAACTTCCAAACATCTCCTTAAAACCGTCAAGAGGAGAAGTGCTGACGGAGATCACATCATTAACACATTGAAGTCCTGCTTGCACGAGAGAGCGCATTCTTGGATCTCTCTGGCAAAGATAGATCCCTGTTCCGTGTAACGTGACTACGACAGGGATCTTGAATACTGAGGCAACAAGGCTTGCGGGAAAAATCCATGGACCTGCGTGTTGTACATGTATCAGATCAGGTCGTTCTTCAGCTATAAGGTTCAAAAGTTCATTGATGTACAGGTGTATGATTTTGGAAACTTTCTCATTACTGAGTTCTGCAAAACTTACAGAACGTACAGTAGGATGATTTGTGAACACCGGCACCGGGGATATTTCTATGTTTCGTGTATAGAAAGGTTTTTTGGTAACCATTGGTCCCGGATATAATACGGTTACCTTATGGCCCCGAACAGACAGTTCGCAAGCGAGGTTTTCAGTATATGTGCCGCTTCCAGAGCCTTCAAGGGGCACTGAGTGTAATAGCAACACCTTCATCTTTTCCACCTAACCCTTTAATCCCGTAGAGGTTATTCCTTCGATGAACTGTTTTTGCATCAAGAGGTACACTATGAGTATCGGTATAACCGAAACAACTGCTCCTGCTAGAAGATAATTCCATTGAGCTGAGTATTCACCCTGGAAACTTGCCAGAGCGAGAGGAAGGGTGAACTTTTCCCTTGTATTCAAGTATACGAGAGGTCTCAAGAGGTCATTCCAATTTATCAGGAACGAAATTATGAACAATGCTGAGAGTGGTGTCCTTGCGAGAGGGAGGAATACGTTCCAGTAAACCCTGAAGGGGCTTGCACCGTCGATTACGGCGGCTTCCTCCAGTTCCATTGGTACATTTTCGTAGAAACTTCTCATTAAAAATATACCTGTAGAACCAACAAGGAAAGATGGAACAATCAGCGGCAGATAGGTATCTATCCAACCAAAAGACTTCATTAAAAGAAATTCAGGTATAATAACGACCTCAACGGGAACCATCATTGTCGCTAGAATAAGACCGAAGAATAATTCCTTTCCTTTGAATTTCATTCTCGCAAAGGCAAACCCTGCAATTGAACAGGTAAACAACTGTCCTAAAGCTGCCGTTGTTGCGACAAATAAACTGTTTAAGGTGAATTTCAAGAAATTGAACCTTGAGAATATGGTCTTGTAATTGTCGAATGTTGGTTGGCTGGGGAAGAACTCTGGTGGGTATTTATAAACAGCGCTCAAAGGTTGTAACGATGTAATAACCATCCAGTAAAATGGAAAAATCATCACAATAGCGATAGTTATCAACAATATATAAAGAAATATCTTTCTTAATACGTTCCCTACCATGTGACCACCTCAATACTGATATTTGACCCAGCGGGATCTGTATTTGAAGTTGATGTAAGTTATCGTTCCAACTATTACGAGTAGCACTGTGGCTACACTTGATGCGTAACCCATTTGGAATAACTCAAAGGCGTTTTGGAAAACGTAATAAGACAGCGTTGTAGACGAAAAGCCTGGTCCACCTTTAGTCATTGTATAGACGATTTCAAAACTCTTGAAAGAATCAATTGTCGACATTATCAAAACAAAAAACATCGTTGGGGTAATCAGTGGAAGAGTGATATATCTGAAAACCTTGAATTTACTCGCGCCATCGATTCTTGAGGCTTCTATAAGAGTTCTGGGTATATCCTGAAGTCCCGCAAGGTAGATGATCATATAGTAACCAACCCTCTTCCAGGCGTAGACGAAGGCGACAACAAAGAGAGTGTATCTGCCATCGGACAACCAGGAGGGAGGGTCATCAACACCTAATGACCTTAAAACAAAATTTAGAAATCCTATGTCAGTACTGAATATCCACTGCCATACAATGGCTATTGCGACGGTAGAGGTTATTACAGGTGCAAAGTACATCACCCTGAACACAGTCGTTCCCTTCAAACCCTGATTCAACAGAACAGCCAATAGCAGCGAGAACACGAGTATGCTCGGGACAAATATAGCGCTGAAAAGCAGAGTATTCCCAAATATTCTCCAGAAGCTGGGAGATGTGAACAGATCGATGAAATTCTCCAAGCCGATCCATTCCGGTGATCCGAAAGGACTCCAATCAGTAAAAGACATACCTATGGCCATAGTGATGGGACCCAGCCTGAAAACAAAAAGGCCGATGAGGGCCAGTAGGATGAACAGGTAAGGTACGTACCACTTGTATTTCATCTTCTCCCTCCCAACACGTTAAAAATAAGGCAAACCCCCTCAGGGGCTTGCCAAAACAGGGGTAAAAGCACGAATTTACTTGTAAGCCTTTTTAAGCATCCTGTTGATCTGTTTGTCGGCTCTGGTAAAGAAGTAATCGAGAGTGATGTTTCCGTTCAATAGAGAGTCTATAAGATCGCTGAGCCCGGTTCCTTCGGCACTTCCATAGCCTCTCCAGAACTTCCAATATTTCGTGTAGAAATGCTTGGCATTTTCACCGTAATCGAGTATCAGTGTTTTGTGTTCAGGGAGTTTGCCAAAAGTAGTCCATTCATCCCATTCAGGAGAATATGCTTCACCCTTGTAGAACGGGACTTTACCGGGATAGTAATCTTTAGCTGCACGTTCTTTTATGAGGAACTTAATGAATTCCCAGGCTTCTTCAGGATGCTTGGAGTTGGCAGCAATAGCGAGACCATCAGCCCAGGCATGCATTACATTTTCTTTCCAGTGTGGACCTCTGGGAATATAGGCAATATCCCAATTGAAATTAGCGGGGATGTCTTCTCTCATAAATTTGATATTCCATGTTCCCTCTGTGATCATAGCTGCCTTACCCTGCGCAAACAATATTTTGATCTTTTTCTTGTCGAGGTCATAATACTTAGGCTTTGGAGATACCTTGTAAACATTAACGAGATCGGCCAGGAACTTAATGGTGTCTTTTGCATTCTGGTTGGGTGCCCATCTCATATTTTCTCTGTCAAGGTAATCACCGTCATTCTGAAGTATCCAGCCATCAAATACTGCATAACGGCTGAAGAAAGCGTAACCCCATATATCGATCTTTCCATCACCATCTTCATCGATGGTTAAAGCTTTGGCTCTTTCGAGGAAATCTTCCCATGTCCAATCTTCGGTTGGATAAGGAACACCGTACTTATCGAAGAGATCCTTGTTGTAGTAAAGAACACTACCGACCCATGCGAAAGGAACACCGTAATATTTTCCACGTATATTGAAGCTTGATTCGAGTACGCTCCAGAAATAATCTTCCTTGTTGAAGTCTCTCAAAATGAGACCGGTAAGGTCCATTAGAGCCCCCTGATCGGCGAGATCTTCAACGGAGTTTGGATGCATGGCCATGACATCAGGCAGGGATTTAGCTGCAGCCATAGCAGCAAGCTTTGTCCAGTAACTCGATGGGGGAAGAGCGGTCAACTCGATCTTAATTCCAGGATGGGTGGCTTCAAATCTTTCAATCATTTCCTGTTCTTTGTCACGGAAGTTTGGATCCCAGAACCAATACTGCAAAGTAACTTCACCGAGAACCGCAACGGCAAGAACAACCAGCACTAAAGCCAACAACAAGCCTTTCCTCACAACACTCACTCCTCTCATGTATGAACTAAAAAGCCCCTTTGGAGGGAACCTTTTCCAACACACCAAGATTTATCTCTTTGAGATTTCTTATAACGAAGTCCGCTTTACTGAGGACAGATGGATTTCCAATTCCTATGCACTTCATACCAGCTCTGTGAGCGGCCTCAATACCTGCTACTGCGTCCTCAAAAACTATGCACTCTTGTGGTGATACTTCCAGCATCTCTGCAGCTTTTAAGAAAACTTCAGGATCGGGTTTTCCATTTTTAATCATATTTCCGTCAACTATGACATCAAATAGTTTTTCTATACCAGTTTTTTCAATTATCACAGATGCATTCTTGCTTACTGTTGCAAGTGCTGTTTTCAGTTTTGCTTCTCTTAAGGTTTTCAAAAACGTGATCACGCCGGGAAGCACTTCAGATTCATCTATTTTCGAGATAAACTCTAAATAATAATTGTTTTTACGTTTGGCAAGTTTCTGCTTATCTTTTTCATTTGCTTTGATACTACCAAACTTCAAAACTATATTCAAAGCTTCAAGACGTCCAATTCCTTTGAGCTGTTCACCAAGCTCAGGAGATAGTTCAAAGCCCAGCTCTCCAGCAAGCTTTTTCCATGCTAGAAAGTGATACCTAGCAGTATCAACAATTACTCCATCCATATCAAAAATACAGACAGAAAAGCTCACTGGCAAACACCATCCGTGACATTCAAGCGCTTTCCCGAACGATGAGTTCTGTGGATAGAAGTATATTTTTCTGTTTTGCCTTTTTTCCTGATAGA is a genomic window containing:
- a CDS encoding CPBP family intramembrane glutamic endopeptidase — its product is MRLVMVFLLLVLYHVLIRLLGKLITRKTRLQDFQKLLFLTPFSIAITSLFIYITGLSLKEAGLTLGDPEKGFLMVLVLGLPIAVISAISIFFIPESEIRKLRYGRPRTMVSQLLYVWIFVGIVEELLYRGFLQVNLQNVISGDFLTISYATIISSVIFVAIHIGNIFLGGETLRQFIAMLPGRLVVALVLGYTFQISESLLYPIIIHNLIDGLNMSFLIYRKKKIFTNDLT
- a CDS encoding helix-turn-helix transcriptional regulator gives rise to the protein MLDYVILGFLRIMPMTGYQLKKNIDVSTSNFWTASFGGLYPALARLEKKNWVKIKESEGKKIYSITEQGRNTLDSWIKQPYKKQIWKDEFMLKMFFATDTELPGLLSQIYKRLGEVESKLGELNKITDKITMSKGQKFCFELGRSLLETERRALFEFLKELGE
- a CDS encoding aldo/keto reductase, with product MVAVVYTTAGDLTVSRIGVGCYALSGVYGRKDPDTFRVMLKRALELGVNFFDTADTYGDEAEELLGEVLQPVRKDVIISTKKGTSIPFSRENALSQP
- a CDS encoding aldo/keto reductase — encoded protein: MGEKYGKSSVQMGINWVLSHKEVMTALIGPSKIEHLEENLGSCGWRIDEEDLNVLQKLFEDEEKLLKKANVQLVKEIISTPVTDSGRAFSDLIYAIETAIIMSLADENELVAVFKEIYKMKDDLSSEKLEKYRKVLSELITLD
- a CDS encoding glycosyltransferase family 2 protein; translation: MKACVVIPTYWGPIDGSEEIIFDHPTPLGTAGTLARLLDNLSEFEEIRCGSIPVRVVGVANKKCLRKEVEEYLRDYIKPFEERMDIKLCSYSWLEKLKQSNSLSDEIDQLIEPVGYAQIRNICLLAAIDTGAEAGIFLDDDEILIDEDYFDIALEGLLERGPDNGVIYGKAGYYVQNRPSFSRFWELKWWPKDKTFNETFNRLMTSDYRFSPTMVALGGNMVMTRELMLNVCFDPEIHRGEDMDYVLNARMLGYRFYFDKKLRIKHLPPDKKTPDWKKARKDILRFLYLREKYKDHLKETRVQKVAFQELEPYPGVFMKEDLDDRILEHSRMMALRYLAEGDKEAFAECMKNAAVPYTHSAGEKSTITQYLERLQLWHFIKYENE
- a CDS encoding GH1 family beta-glucosidase, which codes for MPENRVSAEDFPEGFLWGVASSSYQIEGADLEDGKGPSIWTEYTKYKDNIVDGESGMIACDHYHRYTEDIFLMQDLGANAYRFSVSWPRIFPDGYGKPNPFGLDFYDRLIDNLLEAGITPFLTLYHYDLPLKLQQEHRGWESRETISYFLEYAHFLFKKFGDRVKYWITLNQPLRISHRSYIDGKAAPGKGKSPKDSFQVAHHLLLAHAGATKIMKQEIPDGKIGISNSSIYVEPIEDTPEHKRAALLLDQFYNDWFYLPPVSGKYPEELMLELKKRGWAPEMEPDDMDNIVAEQDFWGINYYTRALAIQSNNSLLGFAQASPKFPATRRGAEIYPCGLFLVLKKIHKNFDSKQIYITENGMDLDSPVASGKLEDTERIIFLKEHIVQLKKAVDSGIPIKGYFVWSLLDNFEWTSGYTLKFGLVYVDRNNGLKRIPKASYYFYRDFIAGKISL
- a CDS encoding glycosyltransferase family 4 protein yields the protein MKVLLLHSVPLEGSGSGTYTENLACELSVRGHKVTVLYPGPMVTKKPFYTRNIEISPVPVFTNHPTVRSVSFAELSNEKVSKIIHLYINELLNLIAEERPDLIHVQHAGPWIFPASLVASVFKIPVVVTLHGTGIYLCQRDPRMRSLVQAGLQCVNDVISVSTSPLDGFKEMFGSSWKSYIIPGGVDIEKFSLPSMRKKDFDEKYNLKGKKIVLFVGRLVKEKGVQVLIQAAKKHLGKDVVVVISGNGNYENTLKKMASDSENIRFLPYLGKKIIDFYIHSDVVCVPSVWPEALGLVILEAMAAKTPVVASNIGGIPSVIRNGENGILVNPNNPEELANAINDILSDYKKAEILALEGRKTVEKSFSWEAITNQIEEIYERTLSNLA
- a CDS encoding carbohydrate ABC transporter permease, with translation MVGNVLRKIFLYILLITIAIVMIFPFYWMVITSLQPLSAVYKYPPEFFPSQPTFDNYKTIFSRFNFLKFTLNSLFVATTAALGQLFTCSIAGFAFARMKFKGKELFFGLILATMMVPVEVVIIPEFLLMKSFGWIDTYLPLIVPSFLVGSTGIFLMRSFYENVPMELEEAAVIDGASPFRVYWNVFLPLARTPLSALFIISFLINWNDLLRPLVYLNTREKFTLPLALASFQGEYSAQWNYLLAGAVVSVIPILIVYLLMQKQFIEGITSTGLKG
- a CDS encoding carbohydrate ABC transporter permease, with the protein product MKYKWYVPYLFILLALIGLFVFRLGPITMAIGMSFTDWSPFGSPEWIGLENFIDLFTSPSFWRIFGNTLLFSAIFVPSILVFSLLLAVLLNQGLKGTTVFRVMYFAPVITSTVAIAIVWQWIFSTDIGFLNFVLRSLGVDDPPSWLSDGRYTLFVVAFVYAWKRVGYYMIIYLAGLQDIPRTLIEASRIDGASKFKVFRYITLPLITPTMFFVLIMSTIDSFKSFEIVYTMTKGGPGFSSTTLSYYVFQNAFELFQMGYASSVATVLLVIVGTITYINFKYRSRWVKYQY
- a CDS encoding ABC transporter substrate-binding protein, coding for MRKGLLLALVLVVLAVAVLGEVTLQYWFWDPNFRDKEQEMIERFEATHPGIKIELTALPPSSYWTKLAAMAAAKSLPDVMAMHPNSVEDLADQGALMDLTGLILRDFNKEDYFWSVLESSFNIRGKYYGVPFAWVGSVLYYNKDLFDKYGVPYPTEDWTWEDFLERAKALTIDEDGDGKIDIWGYAFFSRYAVFDGWILQNDGDYLDRENMRWAPNQNAKDTIKFLADLVNVYKVSPKPKYYDLDKKKIKILFAQGKAAMITEGTWNIKFMREDIPANFNWDIAYIPRGPHWKENVMHAWADGLAIAANSKHPEEAWEFIKFLIKERAAKDYYPGKVPFYKGEAYSPEWDEWTTFGKLPEHKTLILDYGENAKHFYTKYWKFWRGYGSAEGTGLSDLIDSLLNGNITLDYFFTRADKQINRMLKKAYK
- the pgmB gene encoding beta-phosphoglucomutase — encoded protein: MSFSVCIFDMDGVIVDTARYHFLAWKKLAGELGFELSPELGEQLKGIGRLEALNIVLKFGSIKANEKDKQKLAKRKNNYYLEFISKIDESEVLPGVITFLKTLREAKLKTALATVSKNASVIIEKTGIEKLFDVIVDGNMIKNGKPDPEVFLKAAEMLEVSPQECIVFEDAVAGIEAAHRAGMKCIGIGNPSVLSKADFVIRNLKEINLGVLEKVPSKGAF